In Candidatus Dependentiae bacterium, a single genomic region encodes these proteins:
- the polA gene encoding DNA polymerase I, translated as MHRIKKEAIFVIDASYLMYRSYYAIKPLFTSGGTPTQATYGFFRAFKKIMDDFHPTNIIVAWDSKGPTFRNEMYTAYKATRSAPPSDLFVQKEHIQKVLDAMGVCQMAQPGFEADDVIAAIAQKFRPDYQIVLVCPDKDMYQLMGKNLLVFDPFKNRLFDQAEYEQELGFPTEKLPFYYSLLGDASDNIPGVRGIGKKGALDLVVQFDSLDDLYANIDNLEKERTRKSLLEYKDDAYLSYQLFLLKPFDLEVPKNCMEFNPEQWHQAAALFTQLEFFSFVKKPSVQKNIFEVSNSDNNNITVVPEHLADTPSTIATRQLTEKPWECLIVETEEGLATLIHEIKKAGECALDTETNGIDAMSCQLVGISFAVNTEQAYYIPFLHPPIGQHQQLDRKQTLAQLKPVLEDKRIAKYMHNAKFDELVLRNFGITIEGTTFDTILAANLFRSDDEKINLKDLSAQYLHEPMMRFKDLMGKQYKAFDQIPVENAAPYGAHDSLQTLKLKHILEKKLAHEKVLCAFFHDVEMPFYKVLLKMEQTGIMLNAPVLTAISKQATKSIHTINEKIAAAIGSDKINGHEINLNSPKQIEVLLFDKLNLSPVKKSPKGKRSTDRDVLDELSKVHPIPGLILQYRELAKLQNTYLEPLPLFVNKKTGRVHTSYSQTMVTTGRLSSANPNLQNIPTTQGLGLAVRGAFIAPEGRQFISADYAQVELRILAYLSQDENLMKVFSSDMDIHTQTASQLLGIPPEQVSHEDRQLGKRINFSITYGLTPYGLAQDLEISPKQAKEYIDKYFATYPGIAVWMEKTVEFAQKHGYVETLMGRRRYLPQIHEKNRTLFESARRMAINSPVQGTQAEIMKVAMTRLDDLFEQKKLDARLILQIHDEVLIEVDNKAKDAVEAIVRETFEEVVNWNVPLKVTLRAGNNWGDVTK; from the coding sequence GTGCACCGAATAAAAAAAGAGGCGATCTTTGTTATTGACGCTTCATACCTCATGTACCGTTCATATTATGCGATCAAGCCACTCTTCACCTCTGGGGGCACACCAACACAGGCAACCTACGGCTTTTTTCGAGCATTCAAAAAAATAATGGATGACTTTCATCCGACAAATATTATTGTTGCGTGGGACAGTAAGGGGCCAACATTTCGCAACGAAATGTACACAGCATATAAAGCAACGCGCTCAGCGCCCCCCAGTGACCTCTTCGTTCAAAAAGAGCATATCCAAAAAGTTCTTGATGCCATGGGCGTTTGCCAAATGGCGCAACCAGGCTTTGAAGCTGACGACGTCATCGCTGCTATTGCCCAAAAATTTCGCCCCGATTATCAAATTGTTCTGGTCTGCCCCGACAAAGATATGTATCAGTTGATGGGTAAAAATTTGCTCGTGTTTGACCCATTTAAAAATCGGCTCTTTGATCAAGCTGAATATGAGCAAGAGCTTGGCTTTCCCACAGAAAAGCTGCCTTTTTATTATTCACTGCTCGGCGACGCTTCAGATAATATTCCGGGCGTACGAGGAATTGGTAAAAAAGGGGCACTTGATTTGGTCGTTCAATTTGATTCACTTGATGACCTGTATGCAAACATCGATAACCTTGAAAAAGAACGAACACGCAAGAGCTTGCTTGAATACAAAGATGATGCTTATTTAAGCTATCAACTTTTTTTACTCAAGCCCTTTGACTTAGAAGTTCCTAAAAATTGCATGGAATTCAACCCTGAGCAATGGCACCAAGCGGCAGCTCTTTTTACGCAACTTGAGTTTTTTAGTTTTGTTAAAAAGCCATCAGTCCAAAAGAATATTTTTGAAGTAAGCAATTCAGACAACAATAACATTACCGTTGTTCCTGAACATTTGGCTGATACCCCCAGCACTATTGCGACACGCCAACTCACAGAAAAACCGTGGGAATGCCTGATTGTTGAAACCGAAGAAGGGCTTGCAACACTCATTCATGAAATTAAAAAAGCGGGCGAATGCGCCCTTGATACTGAGACCAATGGCATCGACGCCATGAGCTGCCAGCTTGTTGGCATTTCTTTTGCCGTTAATACGGAACAAGCGTATTACATCCCGTTTTTACATCCACCAATTGGCCAACATCAACAGCTTGACCGCAAGCAAACACTTGCTCAACTCAAACCTGTTCTTGAGGACAAGCGTATTGCCAAATATATGCACAATGCAAAGTTTGATGAACTCGTTTTGCGCAATTTTGGCATCACGATAGAAGGCACAACCTTTGACACTATTTTAGCCGCAAATCTGTTTCGGAGTGATGATGAAAAAATTAATCTCAAAGATCTGTCTGCGCAATATCTTCACGAACCAATGATGCGCTTTAAAGATCTAATGGGTAAGCAGTACAAGGCCTTTGATCAAATTCCTGTAGAAAATGCTGCGCCCTATGGAGCACACGATTCACTCCAAACACTCAAACTCAAACACATTCTTGAAAAAAAACTTGCGCACGAAAAAGTACTCTGTGCGTTTTTTCACGATGTTGAAATGCCGTTCTACAAAGTTCTCCTCAAGATGGAGCAAACCGGCATTATGCTTAACGCACCGGTTCTTACCGCAATCTCAAAACAAGCAACTAAAAGTATTCATACAATTAATGAAAAAATTGCCGCAGCTATTGGTTCAGATAAAATTAATGGGCATGAGATTAATTTGAACTCGCCCAAGCAAATTGAAGTACTCCTTTTTGATAAGCTCAACCTGAGTCCGGTTAAAAAAAGCCCAAAGGGGAAACGGTCAACTGACCGCGATGTATTAGATGAGTTAAGCAAAGTTCACCCTATTCCTGGCTTAATTTTGCAATATCGCGAGCTTGCAAAACTTCAGAACACGTACCTTGAACCGCTCCCTCTTTTTGTTAACAAAAAAACAGGGCGCGTACACACCTCATACAGCCAAACCATGGTAACAACCGGCCGACTTTCAAGCGCTAACCCTAACCTGCAAAATATTCCCACGACCCAAGGACTTGGCCTTGCCGTGAGAGGAGCATTTATTGCACCTGAAGGCAGACAATTTATCTCTGCAGACTATGCACAGGTTGAGCTCCGTATTCTTGCTTACTTATCGCAAGATGAAAATTTGATGAAGGTATTCTCATCTGATATGGATATTCATACACAGACCGCATCCCAACTCTTAGGAATTCCCCCTGAACAGGTCAGTCATGAAGACCGCCAACTGGGTAAACGGATTAATTTTAGCATCACCTACGGGCTTACACCGTATGGCCTGGCTCAAGATCTTGAAATCAGTCCAAAGCAGGCCAAGGAGTATATCGATAAATACTTTGCTACCTACCCAGGAATAGCAGTTTGGATGGAAAAAACGGTCGAATTTGCCCAAAAGCATGGATACGTCGAAACGCTCATGGGCAGACGTCGCTACTTACCCCAAATTCATGAAAAAAATAGAACTCTGTTTGAATCTGCTCGCCGCATGGCTATTAACTCTCCGGTACAGGGCACACAAGCTGAGATTATGAAAGTAGCAATGACCCGGCTAGATGATCTTTTTGAGCAAAAAAAACTTGATGCCCGACTCATTTTACAGATTCATGACGAGGTGCTTATTGAGGTTGATAACAAGGCAAAAGATGCTGTGGAAGCCATTGTTCGAGAAACCTTTGAAGAAGTTGTCAACTGGAATGTGCCGCTTAAAGTGACACTACGAGCTGGAAATAACTGGGGCGATGTCACAAAATAA
- the rpmA gene encoding 50S ribosomal protein L27 codes for MATSKTGGSTGNGRESHSKRLGCKRFDGQLVSSGQILVRQRGTKIHPGAGVMRGGDDTLFASTGGYVKYRSGFKGRKFVTVTSVNVNIK; via the coding sequence ATGGCAACGAGTAAAACCGGTGGCTCGACAGGTAATGGCCGCGAAAGTCATTCTAAACGCCTTGGCTGCAAAAGATTCGATGGTCAATTAGTTAGCTCAGGTCAAATTTTAGTCCGTCAACGCGGTACGAAAATTCACCCTGGCGCAGGGGTTATGCGCGGTGGCGATGATACGCTGTTTGCATCTACAGGTGGATATGTTAAATATCGCAGTGGATTCAAAGGCAGAAAATTCGTTACGGTCACCTCTGTAAACGTCAATATTAAATAG
- the secF gene encoding protein translocase subunit SecF gives MQVTTADSVKYKYDFLKYRSIWLFVSIAYIVVGVGFYIAKGGFSYHIDFTGGAELRVSFEKPSDISTVRGIISAKGWKDASIQSVGSTGKNFIIRVGSLDSDTEAHIKRDLTDGMDDNKVHIDNVSWVGAEVGKDTKTNAITAILISLFFLLLYIAVRFEFRFGIGAVLSLVHDLLAILAFILVFNESISLHVLAAILAILGYSMNDTIVIFSRIRENLSKLKGISEYDLVNLSINQTLRRTLLTSSATLLSVLAILLLGGETLRGLSLVMFIGIIVGTYSSIYIASPVMMLAGKAKK, from the coding sequence ATGCAGGTCACGACGGCTGATTCCGTAAAATATAAATATGATTTTTTAAAATATCGATCAATTTGGCTTTTTGTATCCATCGCCTACATTGTTGTAGGAGTTGGTTTTTACATTGCTAAAGGCGGGTTTAGTTATCACATCGATTTTACGGGCGGCGCTGAATTGCGCGTCTCGTTTGAAAAACCCTCCGATATTTCAACGGTACGTGGTATCATCAGTGCCAAGGGTTGGAAAGACGCTTCAATTCAAAGCGTAGGTTCTACCGGTAAGAATTTTATTATCCGTGTTGGCAGTCTTGATAGCGATACCGAAGCACACATCAAAAGAGATTTAACCGATGGCATGGACGATAACAAGGTCCACATTGACAACGTTTCATGGGTTGGCGCTGAAGTAGGAAAAGATACAAAGACGAATGCAATTACGGCTATTCTTATTTCTTTGTTCTTCTTACTCCTTTACATTGCAGTTCGTTTTGAATTTCGATTTGGAATCGGCGCAGTGCTATCACTCGTGCATGATTTACTTGCTATTCTGGCATTTATTCTTGTGTTCAACGAAAGTATTTCGTTACACGTTTTAGCTGCGATTTTGGCAATTCTTGGATATTCTATGAATGACACAATTGTGATTTTCAGCAGAATTCGAGAAAATTTAAGCAAATTAAAGGGAATTTCGGAGTATGATTTGGTTAATTTAAGCATTAACCAAACACTGCGTCGAACACTCTTAACAAGTAGTGCAACGTTATTATCAGTCCTTGCAATTTTATTGCTTGGTGGAGAAACGTTACGGGGGTTGTCGCTTGTTATGTTTATCGGGATTATTGTTGGAACATATTCCTCAATTTACATCGCAAGTCCTGTTATGATGTTAGCTGGCAAGGCAAAGAAATAA
- the rho gene encoding transcription termination factor Rho codes for MVNTNNKKNSRISADTTNRDSHSQAAPRNQNQGPVDDVNPQHATPEQSAPKATINVQELKEMNITNLINYAQGLGIPEISSLKKQEIIFKILESQSDQRVEIYGEGILEKLPDGFGFLRSPKFNYVPGPDDIYVSPVHMKKYGLRTGDVVRGTIRKPKEGEKYFALQRVESINYQPPTHSSNKTMFENLTPLFPNEKFNLEAHPGVISTRLLDILVPIGKGQRGLIVAPPRTGKTSILKEIANTILQNHPEVIMMILLIDERPEEVTDMERSVKAEVISSTFDEYATRHVQVAEIVLEKAKRLVECGRDVVVLLDSLTRLARAYNTLAPSSGKVLTGGIDANALQRPKRFLGAARNIEEGGSLTILATTLVETGSRMDEVIFEEFKGTGNMEIHLTRKLSNRRIYPAFDLQASGTRREELMLNEEAVKNMWVLQKFIGTMNTVEGMELLIDKMKKTKTNAEFWDLMLKKKSPDNSKK; via the coding sequence ATGGTTAATACGAATAACAAAAAGAACAGTAGAATTTCCGCGGATACAACAAACAGAGATTCTCATTCTCAAGCAGCACCTCGAAATCAAAATCAAGGTCCTGTTGATGATGTCAACCCTCAACACGCCACACCGGAACAATCAGCGCCTAAAGCAACAATTAATGTTCAAGAACTCAAAGAGATGAACATTACCAACCTGATCAACTATGCTCAAGGCCTTGGCATTCCTGAAATAAGCTCACTGAAGAAACAAGAAATTATTTTTAAAATCTTGGAATCTCAGTCTGATCAACGCGTCGAAATTTACGGCGAAGGAATTCTTGAAAAGCTTCCTGATGGGTTTGGTTTTTTACGCTCTCCTAAATTTAATTATGTACCGGGTCCAGACGACATCTACGTCTCACCGGTCCACATGAAAAAATATGGACTCCGGACCGGAGACGTTGTGAGGGGGACCATTAGAAAACCTAAAGAGGGTGAGAAATATTTTGCGTTGCAACGTGTTGAAAGTATCAACTATCAACCACCAACTCACTCATCGAATAAAACAATGTTTGAAAACTTAACGCCACTTTTTCCTAATGAAAAATTTAATCTTGAAGCTCATCCTGGCGTCATATCAACAAGACTTCTTGATATCCTTGTTCCAATTGGAAAAGGACAACGTGGTCTGATTGTTGCACCTCCTCGTACAGGTAAAACATCTATTCTTAAAGAAATTGCAAATACCATTTTGCAGAATCACCCTGAAGTAATCATGATGATTCTGCTGATTGATGAACGCCCTGAAGAAGTAACCGATATGGAACGTTCAGTCAAAGCAGAAGTTATTAGCTCGACCTTTGACGAATACGCAACACGCCATGTTCAAGTTGCAGAAATTGTACTTGAAAAGGCCAAGCGCCTCGTTGAATGTGGTCGCGACGTCGTTGTTTTGCTCGACTCACTCACGCGTCTTGCTCGTGCTTACAACACGCTAGCTCCATCATCCGGTAAAGTATTGACCGGTGGTATTGATGCCAACGCATTACAACGACCAAAACGCTTCTTAGGTGCTGCTCGAAATATCGAAGAAGGCGGCTCGCTGACTATTCTTGCAACCACACTTGTTGAAACTGGCTCCCGAATGGACGAAGTTATTTTCGAAGAATTCAAGGGAACAGGTAACATGGAAATTCACTTGACCAGAAAACTTTCCAACCGTCGTATCTACCCTGCATTTGATCTGCAAGCTTCAGGTACACGTCGTGAAGAGTTGATGCTCAATGAAGAAGCGGTTAAGAATATGTGGGTATTGCAGAAGTTTATTGGTACCATGAATACCGTTGAGGGAATGGAACTTCTTATTGATAAAATGAAGAAGACCAAAACCAATGCTGAATTCTGGGACTTGATGCTCAAGAAAAAAAGCCCTGATAATTCTAAGAAATAA
- the tsaD gene encoding tRNA (adenosine(37)-N6)-threonylcarbamoyltransferase complex transferase subunit TsaD, with translation MARYILGIETSCDETAAAVFDIKNRTILSNVLFSQIAEHGVYGGVVPEIASRSQLEKIDGIVRKALDDAKVSLDAIDIIGVTCKPGLVGSLLVGISFAKALAWAGNKKLIGVDHLEGHIFSSFLKPDGSFNEQLSFPHICLSASGGHTAIYLVKDFGVYELIAATIDDAAGEAFDKVAKMMGYNYPGGATIERLASEVQFKDFYKFTRTRKTEIFFSFSGLKTAVLYRLVKLGVYDLAQGPLLAQMSHQIKQEISSSLLVCITDIFENNIKQALRMYPDVKAVTFVGGVACNKYMRTRLEKVCQRRGKQFFAAPPQSCTDNAAMIALVASYKAKQGKFSDLTLDVFG, from the coding sequence ATGGCACGATATATTCTTGGAATTGAAACTTCTTGCGATGAAACAGCAGCTGCGGTTTTTGATATAAAAAACCGCACTATCCTTTCAAATGTTCTCTTTTCGCAAATTGCAGAGCATGGGGTTTATGGTGGAGTTGTTCCCGAAATAGCCTCACGCTCTCAACTTGAAAAAATTGATGGCATTGTGCGCAAAGCGCTCGATGATGCCAAGGTTTCACTTGATGCCATCGATATCATTGGAGTAACCTGTAAGCCGGGGCTTGTTGGTTCGCTGCTTGTCGGTATATCATTTGCCAAAGCCCTTGCATGGGCTGGCAATAAGAAGCTTATTGGTGTTGACCATTTAGAAGGTCATATCTTTTCATCATTTCTTAAGCCTGATGGCTCTTTTAATGAACAACTAAGCTTTCCTCATATCTGCTTGTCGGCATCTGGAGGGCACACCGCTATCTATTTGGTTAAAGATTTTGGGGTGTACGAACTGATTGCAGCAACGATTGATGATGCTGCAGGAGAAGCATTTGATAAAGTTGCCAAGATGATGGGGTATAACTATCCGGGCGGAGCCACAATTGAGCGGCTGGCAAGCGAAGTACAATTCAAAGATTTTTATAAATTTACGCGCACAAGAAAAACTGAAATTTTCTTCAGCTTTTCTGGACTCAAAACTGCAGTACTCTATCGCTTGGTTAAGCTGGGTGTCTATGATCTTGCACAAGGGCCATTACTTGCTCAGATGAGTCATCAGATCAAGCAAGAAATTTCAAGTTCACTGCTGGTTTGCATCACTGATATTTTTGAAAATAATATCAAGCAAGCACTCAGGATGTACCCTGATGTCAAAGCGGTTACTTTTGTTGGCGGTGTTGCCTGTAATAAATACATGAGAACTCGCCTTGAAAAAGTATGCCAGCGGAGAGGCAAACAATTCTTTGCTGCTCCACCGCAATCGTGCACTGACAATGCTGCAATGATTGCGCTTGTTGCAAGCTACAAAGCTAAACAGGGCAAATTTTCAGATCTGACACTCGATGTCTTTGGGTAG
- a CDS encoding DUF2062 domain-containing protein: protein MWSNKLKAIIVNALKSGWTADKLSLTFCLGLYIAFSPFPGGHTIMMVTLNYLLKLNFPLLFIVTSINNPWTMIPFFSLDYVFGYWIVHSFLGFNPSWTICLADIFGGGTICLWSFFIGGNILGIAAALLAYPIVSSFFKKLVPSDQTIQSP from the coding sequence ATGTGGTCAAATAAGCTTAAAGCAATTATTGTAAACGCCCTCAAGTCGGGATGGACAGCCGACAAGCTGAGTCTTACCTTTTGCCTGGGGCTATACATCGCATTTTCTCCATTTCCTGGTGGACATACGATTATGATGGTAACGCTTAACTATTTACTCAAACTTAACTTTCCACTTCTTTTTATTGTTACATCGATTAACAACCCCTGGACCATGATCCCATTCTTCTCACTGGATTATGTTTTTGGGTACTGGATTGTCCATTCTTTTTTAGGGTTTAACCCAAGCTGGACTATTTGCCTTGCAGACATTTTTGGTGGAGGCACCATATGCCTCTGGTCATTTTTTATTGGCGGCAACATTTTAGGCATTGCAGCAGCCCTTCTGGCTTACCCAATTGTGAGTTCATTTTTTAAAAAATTAGTCCCATCAGATCAAACGATTCAATCACCATGA
- the smpB gene encoding SsrA-binding protein SmpB yields the protein MKIITTNKKAFHDYEIIDTLQAGIVLSGNEVKSIRAKGISLMDSYATVYKGEMTLINCYIAPYSHSYSKGDNSRQTRKLLLQRREINKLIGDISRKGLTIVPLKVYLNDRGYVKIELGIAKHRKQFEKKDKLKERDIARETAREIRSRS from the coding sequence ATGAAGATTATTACAACCAATAAAAAAGCATTTCACGATTACGAAATTATCGACACCTTGCAAGCCGGTATTGTTCTGAGCGGTAATGAGGTAAAGTCCATCCGCGCTAAGGGCATCTCGCTCATGGACTCATACGCAACAGTCTACAAAGGCGAGATGACACTGATCAATTGCTACATTGCCCCCTATTCGCATTCCTACAGCAAAGGTGATAACTCACGTCAAACACGTAAACTCCTTTTGCAACGCAGAGAAATCAATAAACTGATTGGTGATATCTCACGCAAAGGACTCACCATTGTACCACTCAAGGTGTATCTGAATGACCGTGGGTACGTAAAAATTGAGCTTGGAATTGCAAAACACCGCAAGCAATTTGAGAAAAAAGATAAGCTGAAAGAACGTGATATTGCACGTGAAACAGCACGCGAAATTAGATCTCGCTCATGA
- a CDS encoding biotin--[acetyl-CoA-carboxylase] ligase, translating into MIFGSKLYRAPVVQNTMQWAREYLSQAPDGAVFLADTVQQAQGRQGRVWSIAPGQLLFTAVLKPAMLAQCDQDDLGIRLNQLSMALSLGILEPIKQYGIGIKWPNDFVAGDKKVCGMLMQAVWESNKLQGLILGFGLNINNKFESEDELHSSAMSLRTLTGTELNMRELYKQLLSSLDQYYLMWQNEQYIDIYRAWKQEQVLLHKHVSVHEKDGSLISGILSQVLPNGDAMLTTASKQLKVVQFCNVESITQNVASKN; encoded by the coding sequence ATGATTTTTGGTTCAAAGCTTTATCGCGCTCCTGTTGTACAAAACACAATGCAATGGGCACGCGAATATCTATCTCAAGCGCCAGACGGCGCTGTTTTTCTGGCTGATACAGTCCAGCAGGCACAGGGTCGACAAGGCCGGGTATGGTCTATTGCTCCTGGGCAACTCTTGTTCACCGCAGTTTTAAAGCCAGCGATGCTCGCGCAGTGTGATCAAGATGATTTGGGCATTCGCTTAAATCAACTGAGTATGGCTCTCAGTTTGGGAATTCTTGAACCCATCAAGCAATATGGAATTGGCATCAAGTGGCCCAATGACTTTGTTGCCGGTGATAAAAAAGTGTGCGGCATGCTCATGCAAGCGGTCTGGGAAAGTAACAAACTACAGGGTTTGATTTTGGGATTTGGCCTCAATATAAATAATAAATTTGAATCTGAAGATGAGCTGCACTCAAGCGCGATGAGCTTAAGGACCCTTACAGGAACTGAACTGAACATGCGCGAACTCTACAAACAGTTACTCTCTAGCCTCGACCAATATTATTTGATGTGGCAAAACGAGCAATATATTGATATCTATCGAGCTTGGAAACAGGAGCAAGTACTCTTGCATAAGCACGTTTCTGTTCATGAAAAAGATGGATCTCTTATTTCTGGAATTTTATCACAAGTATTACCAAATGGAGATGCTATGCTTACCACTGCAAGCAAGCAGCTCAAAGTGGTTCAATTTTGTAATGTCGAATCGATTACTCAGAATGTTGCATCTAAAAACTAA
- the sppA gene encoding signal peptide peptidase SppA, producing the protein MESYHSKKSYSFFNMLKNAFWVLLILQFAPSIIMNISKSLQETIAPRDKLGFMTIRGFLGDSSFYLKQLEKFAKADDIKGLLIKVDCHGGYPGSSQTVFKELQRFKEKKPVVVVVENVCASGGYYVACGATKIISSPAALVGNIGTIMQIPDVKGLMTELKVDMHHIFGGHFKAAGSPARTLTEEEKDYLQAVAHDDYQQFIKDVAQSRGLDILEEKVWADGKIIHATRAVGLNLIDQLGSYNDALTQLKKLAGIEGDVKLIKAKKPTDLMRYLVGEDDLDVEQSSFAQTTARFLSNVCSSFCTYQAVNNQKIIRS; encoded by the coding sequence ATGGAATCATATCACTCAAAAAAGAGTTATTCTTTTTTTAATATGCTCAAAAATGCCTTCTGGGTATTGCTCATCTTGCAATTTGCTCCCTCAATTATTATGAACATCAGCAAGTCGTTGCAAGAGACCATTGCACCAAGAGACAAGCTTGGGTTTATGACCATTCGTGGGTTTTTAGGTGATTCATCATTTTACCTCAAGCAGCTTGAGAAATTTGCCAAGGCGGATGACATCAAAGGTTTGCTTATTAAAGTGGATTGCCATGGTGGGTATCCCGGATCATCACAAACGGTTTTTAAGGAGCTTCAACGGTTTAAAGAAAAAAAACCGGTTGTCGTTGTTGTTGAAAATGTTTGTGCTTCAGGTGGTTACTATGTGGCGTGTGGAGCAACTAAGATTATTTCTTCTCCCGCTGCGTTGGTTGGCAACATCGGAACAATCATGCAGATTCCCGATGTTAAAGGATTGATGACCGAACTTAAAGTTGATATGCATCATATTTTTGGTGGGCACTTCAAGGCTGCAGGCAGTCCAGCAAGGACCTTAACAGAAGAAGAAAAAGATTATCTTCAAGCTGTTGCACATGATGATTATCAACAATTCATCAAAGATGTTGCTCAGAGTCGAGGGCTTGATATTTTAGAAGAAAAAGTTTGGGCTGATGGAAAAATAATCCATGCAACACGAGCCGTTGGTCTTAATCTGATTGATCAGCTGGGCTCATATAACGATGCTCTTACCCAGCTTAAAAAACTGGCTGGTATTGAAGGCGATGTTAAGTTAATCAAGGCAAAAAAGCCAACCGACTTGATGCGCTATCTTGTGGGAGAAGATGACTTGGATGTTGAGCAATCAAGCTTTGCGCAAACAACTGCTCGCTTTTTAAGTAATGTCTGTAGTTCGTTTTGTACTTATCAAGCTGTGAATAATCAAAAAATTATTCGTTCATAA
- a CDS encoding rubredoxin, whose amino-acid sequence MNAYLCTVCGYVYDQLSAERLHENQLISFQDLPEDWVCPTCGVTADLFDPIESDNTPDLPVE is encoded by the coding sequence ATGAACGCCTATCTCTGTACTGTATGTGGTTATGTGTATGATCAGCTCAGTGCTGAAAGATTGCATGAAAATCAGTTAATCTCATTTCAAGACCTCCCAGAGGATTGGGTATGCCCGACCTGTGGAGTGACCGCGGATTTATTTGATCCTATTGAATCGGACAATACTCCAGATCTTCCTGTTGAATAA
- the prmC gene encoding peptide chain release factor N(5)-glutamine methyltransferase, with translation MLQALTGKTKSALCILNKIELLPVQQALLDEWIWQRVEEYKPLQYILGSVPFCDLTIQVRSPILIPRPETEEWVAWLIEQLKPLDTQGLRILDLCTGTGCIALALARHLPGSIVMGIDINPEAIALAQENQKAHNLSNVQFILSDLYAALPQDMKFDLIVTNPPYLCPSEYDALSEDVKKWEDPRALVAQDRGMQLYQYIIADAHRYLDVQGRKKSLAQAPAFVCEIGPAQKESIKNILVGHGFKSVDLINDLQGFPRWAIAFI, from the coding sequence ATGCTTCAAGCGCTCACCGGCAAAACAAAATCTGCTTTGTGCATTCTTAATAAAATTGAACTTTTGCCAGTACAGCAAGCGTTACTTGATGAATGGATATGGCAACGAGTTGAGGAATATAAACCTTTACAATACATTTTGGGGTCAGTTCCGTTTTGCGATTTAACAATTCAAGTGCGTTCGCCTATTCTTATTCCGCGTCCAGAAACAGAAGAGTGGGTTGCTTGGTTGATTGAACAGCTCAAGCCGCTTGATACTCAAGGTTTGCGCATTCTTGATTTGTGTACCGGAACTGGTTGCATAGCGCTTGCGCTTGCGCGTCACCTTCCAGGTTCAATTGTTATGGGGATTGATATTAACCCAGAAGCAATAGCGCTTGCGCAAGAAAATCAAAAAGCTCATAATCTTTCAAACGTTCAGTTTATTCTCTCCGATCTTTACGCAGCACTTCCTCAAGATATGAAGTTTGACTTGATTGTCACGAACCCTCCGTACCTTTGCCCAAGCGAGTACGATGCACTGAGCGAAGATGTTAAAAAATGGGAAGACCCCCGTGCGCTTGTTGCCCAAGATAGAGGCATGCAGTTATATCAATATATCATTGCAGATGCTCACCGATATCTAGATGTCCAGGGTCGTAAAAAGTCGTTAGCACAAGCTCCTGCGTTTGTTTGTGAAATTGGGCCCGCCCAGAAAGAATCGATTAAAAATATCCTTGTAGGCCATGGCTTTAAAAGTGTTGATCTGATCAATGATTTGCAGGGTTTTCCGAGGTGGGCAATTGCCTTTATTTGA